From Candidatus Cloacimonadota bacterium, a single genomic window includes:
- the greA gene encoding transcription elongation factor GreA yields the protein MDLNYITIKGLIKLKERLQYLNTIERPEVIKQVVTAREMGDLSENAEYHAAKERQRHIDKEINHLRSRISRLKALDPAQIPKDAVRFGAIVSLKDLHNDELMHYQIVGIDEVGDPEDNIHPISIASPIGKGLLGKKPGDTVLIKVPAGEREFNIIEIK from the coding sequence ATGGATCTAAATTACATCACGATCAAAGGTTTGATTAAATTAAAAGAACGACTACAATACTTAAATACAATTGAACGTCCGGAAGTCATTAAGCAGGTTGTCACTGCTCGTGAGATGGGTGATTTGTCGGAAAATGCCGAATATCATGCCGCCAAAGAACGTCAGCGACATATAGATAAGGAGATCAATCATCTGAGAAGCCGTATTAGCCGCTTGAAAGCTCTCGACCCGGCACAAATACCGAAAGATGCCGTCAGGTTTGGAGCCATCGTATCCCTCAAAGATCTACATAACGATGAATTAATGCATTATCAGATCGTTGGGATTGATGAAGTGGGAGATCCGGAAGACAATATCCATCCCATTTCCATCGCTTCCCCGATCGGCAAAGGCCTGCTGGGTAAGAAACCGGGAGATACGGTACTCATCAAAGTCCCTGCCGGTGAACGCGAGTTTAATATTATAGAGATAAAATAG